A portion of the Thermoanaerobaculum aquaticum genome contains these proteins:
- a CDS encoding GMC oxidoreductase: protein MDAPRVDVVIVGSGFGGSVAALRLAEKGYRVLVLEKGRRWNPEDFPRYNWNLPRAFWLPALGFRGIWGLKLLRDVLVLHGVGVGGGSLVYANTLMEPAAKVWEDPGWGPLRERFREILRHYPSVLRMLGAAVNPRLGAADEALRRAAARRGREHTFAPTRVGVFFGEPGVEVPDPYFGGEGPSRVGCTFCGGCMTGCRVGAKNTLDRNYLFLAQKLGAQIQAECEVVAIEPAGQGYLVRWRRPGFSGVSGVVAAERVILAAGVLGTVKLLLQCKEQRLLPALSPRLGFRVRTNNEALLGVTSRSRQDLWQGVAIGSVVQMDEYTTMEPVRFAPGNDVLLLLGTLLTDGGPGVPRGLRWFGQVVRHPWRFLRVTKPWGKAASSVVLLAMQNEPSETRLVLKHPLWKLGRATLGSRPVQGAPRVPSYLPLANQVARELAEELDAIPQSALNEVILDIPTTAHILGGCVPGEGPEHGVVDAGFEVFGYPGLYVMDGSVVGANLGVNPSLTIASLAEYAVSLWPPRRT from the coding sequence ATGGATGCCCCACGCGTGGACGTGGTGATTGTGGGCTCGGGTTTTGGCGGCTCGGTGGCCGCCCTGCGCTTGGCAGAGAAGGGCTACCGGGTGCTGGTGCTGGAAAAGGGCCGGCGCTGGAACCCCGAGGATTTCCCCAGGTACAACTGGAACCTCCCCCGCGCCTTTTGGCTCCCCGCCTTAGGCTTTCGCGGCATCTGGGGGCTCAAGCTGCTGCGGGATGTGTTGGTGTTGCACGGCGTAGGGGTGGGGGGAGGCTCGCTGGTTTACGCCAACACGCTCATGGAGCCGGCGGCAAAGGTCTGGGAGGATCCAGGTTGGGGTCCACTGCGGGAGCGCTTCCGCGAAATCCTAAGGCATTACCCCAGCGTGTTGCGCATGCTGGGGGCTGCGGTAAATCCCCGCTTGGGTGCCGCCGATGAGGCCCTGCGGCGCGCGGCAGCGCGTCGGGGGCGGGAGCATACCTTTGCCCCTACGAGGGTTGGAGTTTTCTTTGGCGAGCCGGGGGTGGAGGTCCCCGATCCTTACTTTGGCGGCGAGGGCCCGTCGCGGGTGGGGTGCACCTTTTGCGGTGGGTGCATGACCGGCTGTCGGGTGGGGGCCAAGAACACCCTGGACCGAAATTACCTCTTCTTGGCGCAAAAGCTCGGTGCTCAGATCCAGGCGGAATGCGAGGTGGTGGCCATTGAGCCGGCCGGCCAGGGCTACCTTGTGCGCTGGCGACGGCCGGGTTTCTCCGGTGTCAGTGGGGTGGTAGCGGCGGAACGGGTGATTTTGGCGGCGGGGGTGCTGGGAACCGTCAAGCTCCTTTTGCAGTGCAAGGAACAGCGGCTCTTACCGGCACTCTCACCGCGGCTGGGCTTCCGGGTGCGCACCAACAACGAGGCCCTCCTCGGGGTGACCTCCCGCAGCCGCCAGGACCTCTGGCAAGGCGTGGCCATCGGCTCGGTCGTCCAAATGGACGAATACACCACCATGGAGCCGGTGCGTTTTGCACCCGGAAACGATGTCCTGCTGCTGTTAGGCACGCTCCTCACCGACGGGGGGCCAGGGGTTCCCCGGGGGTTGCGCTGGTTTGGGCAGGTGGTGAGGCACCCCTGGCGCTTTTTGCGGGTGACCAAGCCCTGGGGAAAAGCGGCCTCCTCGGTGGTGTTGCTGGCCATGCAAAACGAACCTTCGGAAACCCGCCTGGTGCTGAAACACCCGCTGTGGAAGCTGGGCAGGGCCACCTTGGGCTCGCGGCCGGTACAGGGAGCCCCCCGGGTGCCCTCCTACCTGCCGCTGGCCAACCAGGTGGCCCGGGAGCTGGCGGAGGAGCTGGACGCCATCCCCCAAAGTGCGCTTAACGAGGTCATCCTGGACATCCCCACCACCGCCCACATCCTGGGCGGTTGTGTGCCTGGCGAGGGGCCGGAACATGGAGTGGTGGATGCGGGCTTCGAGGTCTTTGGCTACCCGGGCCTTTACGTCATGGACGGTTCGGTGGTAGGCGCCAACCTGGGGGTAAACCCATCGCTCACCATTGCCTCCCTGGCCGAGTACGCGGTTTCCCTGTGGCCACCTCGGCGAACATAA
- a CDS encoding TlpA family protein disulfide reductase, with product MMGALVLVAAAVGVLDLTPAQLQEELRKASVPVVVNVWATWCRPCVEEFPEILEFARKNQGNVKVMLVSADFSSRRELVEKFLRERGVGFATYLKQGSDEAFVEVLSPQWSGALPATFVFAPGGKLVTWFERQITRAELEDAVKKAKMESRKGGKT from the coding sequence ATGATGGGTGCTTTGGTGCTGGTGGCGGCGGCGGTGGGGGTTCTGGACCTCACACCGGCACAGCTGCAGGAGGAGCTGCGGAAGGCCTCGGTGCCGGTGGTGGTGAACGTGTGGGCCACCTGGTGTCGGCCGTGCGTGGAGGAGTTTCCAGAAATCCTGGAGTTTGCCCGCAAAAATCAAGGTAACGTGAAGGTGATGCTGGTTTCTGCTGACTTTTCCAGCCGCCGGGAGCTGGTGGAGAAGTTCCTGCGGGAACGGGGCGTGGGGTTTGCGACCTACCTTAAGCAGGGCAGCGATGAGGCGTTTGTGGAGGTGCTTTCGCCGCAGTGGAGCGGAGCGCTCCCCGCCACCTTTGTTTTTGCGCCGGGGGGGAAGCTGGTTACCTGGTTTGAGCGGCAGATCACCAGGGCGGAGCTTGAGGACGCCGTGAAAAAGGCGAAAATGGAATCAAGAAAAGGGGGGAAGACATGA
- a CDS encoding ABC transporter ATP-binding protein translates to MIRLENVTRVYRLGEAEVRALAGVSLTIPQGSFTALMGPSGSGKSTLLHILGLLDRPTGGRYLLQERDVGELSDSERTLLRRHTIGFVFQFFHLLPRLTALGNVELPMLFAGFPRSERRERAEAALAAVGLAHRASHRPDQLSGGERQRVALARAVVMRPKLLLADEPTGNLDRASAREIMELISGLNREGLTVVLVTHDPAIAAYAGRVLRMADGQVVGEERP, encoded by the coding sequence ATGATCCGTCTGGAAAACGTCACCCGGGTGTACCGCTTGGGTGAGGCCGAAGTACGGGCTTTGGCTGGGGTTTCGCTCACCATTCCCCAGGGGAGCTTCACCGCGCTGATGGGGCCTTCGGGTTCAGGAAAGTCCACGCTTTTGCACATCCTTGGGCTTTTGGATAGGCCCACCGGCGGGCGCTACCTGTTGCAGGAGCGCGATGTGGGGGAGCTTTCGGATTCCGAGCGCACGCTTTTACGGCGGCATACCATTGGCTTTGTGTTTCAGTTTTTTCATCTGTTACCGCGCCTGACGGCCTTGGGAAACGTAGAGCTGCCCATGCTGTTTGCCGGGTTTCCCCGCAGCGAGCGGCGGGAGCGGGCGGAAGCGGCGCTGGCAGCTGTGGGTCTGGCCCACCGGGCCTCCCATCGCCCCGACCAGCTTTCCGGAGGGGAGCGCCAGCGGGTGGCCCTGGCCCGGGCGGTGGTCATGCGCCCCAAGTTGCTTTTGGCCGACGAACCCACCGGCAACCTGGATCGAGCCTCCGCTCGGGAAATCATGGAGCTCATCTCCGGGCTCAACCGGGAAGGGCTCACGGTGGTGCTGGTTACCCACGATCCCGCCATTGCCGCGTATGCCGGCAGGGTCTTGCGGATGGCTGACGGTCAGGTGGTGGGCGAAGAAAGGCCATGA
- a CDS encoding PTS sugar transporter subunit IIA, with amino-acid sequence MAENLQPEPEDPKLSDIFGPEHVLDQLTASTREEVIAEIVKFVAEKRMVTDPRWLETALIQRERMVPTAMPNGVAFLHARHRAADKFPRQFLALARSKEGVSFGSPDERPTHLFFLLAFRRDQAHLRWLARLSWICRRRTTVSSLLQATSAEEISRQLALAVEELPGNLKIRS; translated from the coding sequence GTGGCAGAAAATCTCCAACCAGAGCCGGAGGATCCAAAGCTTTCCGATATTTTCGGGCCAGAGCACGTGCTGGACCAGCTTACCGCCAGCACCCGGGAAGAGGTCATCGCGGAAATCGTCAAGTTTGTGGCGGAAAAACGCATGGTGACCGACCCCCGCTGGCTGGAAACGGCGTTGATCCAGCGGGAACGGATGGTCCCCACCGCCATGCCCAACGGCGTGGCTTTTTTGCATGCCCGCCATCGGGCGGCGGACAAGTTCCCCCGTCAGTTTTTGGCGCTGGCCCGCTCCAAGGAGGGTGTCTCCTTTGGCTCCCCCGATGAGCGGCCCACGCACCTGTTTTTCCTCCTGGCCTTCCGCCGGGATCAGGCGCACCTGCGTTGGCTTGCCAGACTTTCGTGGATTTGCCGGCGCCGCACCACCGTTTCCAGCTTGCTGCAAGCCACCTCTGCCGAAGAAATCAGCCGGCAGTTGGCGCTGGCGGTGGAGGAGCTGCCCGGAAACTTGAAGATCCGCAGCTAG
- a CDS encoding ABC transporter permease — MNFGNLLRFAWQALLAHPLRTSLSALGVAVGVLAVTALTSLGEGTRRFILGQFTQFGTNLIAVNPGKVKTFGLPGVFGGGVQKLTLEDAEALRRVPGVEKLTPVVMGQARVEAKNRGRSVYVYGTGPEATQVWRFHVAQGSYLPVIETHRQAAVAVLGPKLARELFGTGSPLGERVRIGGRPFLVVGIMEPKGRFLGFDLDDACYVPVASAMALFRASELTEIDVSAVSAEAIPAVVEGIKKLLAARHRGEEDFTVTTQNEMLDTLGRVMDIVTVAVSGIAGISLLVGAIGILTIMWIAVHERTAEIGLLRALGVEQRTLATLFLLESALVAVAGGLAGLAASTLLGAVLRTAIPGFPFATPSWAVLAGLGSSLGVGLAAGVLPARRAAQVDPVEALREE, encoded by the coding sequence GTGAACTTCGGCAACCTCCTGCGCTTTGCCTGGCAGGCACTTCTAGCTCACCCCCTGCGGACCTCGCTTTCCGCCCTGGGGGTAGCGGTGGGGGTGCTGGCGGTTACCGCCCTGACCTCGCTGGGGGAGGGAACCCGCCGCTTCATCCTCGGCCAGTTCACCCAGTTTGGCACCAACCTCATTGCCGTCAACCCGGGAAAGGTCAAGACCTTTGGGCTTCCCGGCGTTTTTGGGGGAGGGGTGCAAAAGCTCACCCTGGAGGACGCGGAAGCCCTTCGCCGGGTTCCCGGGGTGGAGAAGCTCACGCCGGTGGTGATGGGGCAAGCGCGGGTGGAGGCGAAAAACCGGGGGCGCAGCGTGTACGTTTACGGCACCGGTCCGGAAGCTACGCAAGTGTGGCGCTTCCACGTGGCGCAGGGGAGCTACCTGCCTGTGATTGAAACACACCGACAAGCGGCGGTGGCGGTGCTGGGCCCGAAGCTGGCCCGGGAGCTTTTTGGCACCGGCTCGCCCTTGGGGGAGCGGGTGCGCATCGGCGGCCGGCCTTTTCTGGTGGTGGGGATCATGGAGCCCAAGGGGCGGTTTTTGGGCTTTGATTTGGACGATGCCTGCTACGTGCCGGTAGCTTCCGCCATGGCCCTGTTTCGGGCTTCCGAGCTCACGGAAATTGACGTCTCGGCGGTGTCGGCGGAAGCCATTCCCGCCGTGGTGGAAGGTATCAAGAAGCTGCTTGCCGCTCGCCACCGGGGGGAGGAGGACTTCACGGTGACCACCCAGAACGAAATGCTGGACACCCTGGGCCGGGTCATGGACATCGTGACCGTGGCGGTTTCCGGGATTGCCGGCATTTCGCTGTTGGTGGGCGCCATTGGCATCCTCACCATCATGTGGATTGCCGTGCATGAACGCACGGCGGAAATTGGGCTTTTGCGGGCTTTGGGGGTGGAGCAGCGGACGCTGGCCACGCTTTTCCTGCTGGAATCCGCGCTGGTGGCGGTGGCCGGAGGGCTTGCGGGGCTTGCGGCCAGTACGCTCCTGGGCGCGGTGCTGCGCACGGCCATTCCCGGCTTTCCCTTTGCCACCCCATCCTGGGCGGTGTTGGCGGGGCTGGGCTCCAGTTTGGGGGTGGGCCTGGCCGCTGGGGTTTTGCCCGCCCGCCGGGCCGCCCAGGTGGACCCCGTGGAAGCCCTGCGGGAGGAGTAA
- a CDS encoding efflux RND transporter periplasmic adaptor subunit: MRGKVWGFVLVAAVGGAAAWVFLHNSPPVVVDVARVSRGVVEEIVANTRAGTVKARWRSKLSPQTGGRVVAVPHREGEWVKAGELLLKLDDRVQQAQLQLAEKELKAARFRAQEACEAAELAQREWARGQALASEGVVSAQNLDLLASRRDQLRASCVAAQALVEQAEAQVHVAQAQLALTELLAPFSGVIAELSTEVGEWITPAPPGVPIPPVIDLLDPASLYVVAPIDELDVARVAVGQEVRVSVDPRPGVTFWGKVTKLAPYILDLAEQNRTADVEVEFNAGQDLSGVLPGASADVEIVVSRKENALRIPTSAVGEGKKVLVLEGGRLVERPVTTGLANWQYTEVLSGLAEGEEVVVSRDRPEIKPGVRAVGRP, encoded by the coding sequence ATGCGAGGCAAGGTTTGGGGGTTCGTGCTGGTAGCGGCAGTGGGAGGGGCGGCGGCTTGGGTTTTTCTGCATAACTCGCCGCCGGTGGTTGTGGATGTGGCCAGGGTCAGCCGCGGTGTGGTGGAGGAAATCGTGGCCAACACCCGGGCGGGAACGGTAAAGGCCCGGTGGCGCTCCAAGCTTTCCCCGCAAACCGGGGGGAGGGTGGTGGCCGTGCCCCACCGCGAAGGGGAGTGGGTCAAGGCCGGCGAGCTGTTGCTGAAGCTGGACGACCGGGTGCAGCAGGCGCAGCTGCAGCTTGCGGAAAAAGAGCTGAAGGCGGCGCGGTTTCGGGCCCAGGAAGCCTGCGAGGCGGCGGAGCTGGCCCAGCGGGAATGGGCCCGCGGCCAGGCGCTGGCGTCGGAAGGGGTGGTGAGCGCGCAAAACCTGGACCTTCTAGCCTCCCGCCGGGACCAGCTCCGGGCTTCCTGCGTGGCGGCGCAAGCCCTGGTGGAACAAGCGGAAGCGCAAGTTCATGTGGCCCAAGCGCAGCTGGCCCTTACCGAGCTTTTGGCTCCTTTTTCCGGGGTGATTGCCGAGCTTTCCACGGAAGTGGGTGAGTGGATCACGCCGGCACCCCCAGGGGTTCCCATCCCGCCGGTGATTGACCTTTTGGACCCGGCCTCGCTGTACGTGGTGGCCCCCATTGATGAGCTGGATGTGGCGCGGGTGGCGGTGGGGCAGGAGGTGCGGGTGAGCGTGGACCCCAGGCCGGGCGTCACCTTCTGGGGGAAGGTAACCAAGCTTGCCCCGTACATCCTCGACCTGGCCGAGCAAAACCGCACCGCCGATGTGGAGGTGGAGTTTAACGCCGGGCAGGACCTTTCTGGTGTTTTGCCGGGCGCTTCCGCTGATGTGGAAATTGTGGTTTCCCGCAAGGAAAACGCTCTGCGCATCCCCACTTCGGCGGTAGGCGAAGGGAAAAAGGTGTTGGTGCTGGAAGGTGGAAGGCTTGTGGAGCGGCCGGTGACCACAGGCCTGGCCAACTGGCAGTACACCGAGGTGCTTTCGGGGCTGGCCGAGGGCGAAGAGGTGGTGGTTTCCAGAGATCGCCCGGAAATCAAGCCCGGCGTGCGGGCGGTGGGCCGGCCATGA
- a CDS encoding pyridoxal phosphate-dependent decarboxylase family protein: MNPDWEELLQLATQWVAKYRSQVGSLPVLAQVQPGWLTAQLPAAPPAEGEPPEAWFADLDRLILPAVTHWNHPGFLGYFGITGSPPGVAADLVSSALNVNGMLWKTCPALTELEQVVLSWYAQALGLPGSWFGMITDTASTSTLLALGAARERALPGTRDRGLQGAPRLRLYCSQEAHSSVDKAAMVLGLGRDNVVRVPADAQFRMQPELLAAAVHRDRQEGYLPFAVVATVGTTSSTSVDPVPEIAEVCRENRLWLHVDAAYAGSAAVAPEFRWALAGCELADSFVANPHKWLFTPIDCSCLFTAQPEAFRQAYSLVPTYLTTDVAGAVDLMDYSFQLGRRFRALKLWFVFRAYGTKGLAEIIRKHVALAQEFAGWLEASKDFELLAPVPFSVVNFRWHPQGLDDEKALAEANQRLLHAVNASGRVFLSHTTLKGRFALHLAVGNMETDRKTVEKAWWEITNAAQTLGFS; encoded by the coding sequence ATGAACCCTGACTGGGAGGAGCTTCTGCAGCTAGCCACCCAGTGGGTGGCAAAGTACCGCTCCCAGGTGGGCTCGCTCCCGGTTTTAGCGCAGGTGCAGCCCGGGTGGCTCACGGCGCAGCTGCCCGCGGCTCCGCCGGCAGAGGGGGAACCGCCGGAAGCGTGGTTTGCCGATTTAGACCGCCTTATCCTGCCGGCGGTAACCCACTGGAACCACCCGGGCTTTTTGGGTTACTTTGGCATTACGGGCTCGCCGCCGGGAGTTGCTGCTGACCTTGTTTCCTCGGCGCTCAACGTCAACGGCATGCTGTGGAAGACCTGCCCGGCGCTCACCGAGCTGGAGCAGGTGGTGCTTTCCTGGTACGCGCAAGCGCTGGGGCTGCCGGGCTCGTGGTTTGGGATGATCACCGACACCGCCTCCACCTCCACCCTGCTGGCGCTGGGTGCGGCGCGGGAGCGGGCCCTTCCCGGCACCCGGGATCGCGGTTTGCAGGGTGCGCCCAGGCTTCGCCTTTACTGCTCCCAGGAGGCCCACTCCTCGGTGGACAAGGCGGCGATGGTGCTTGGGCTTGGCCGGGACAACGTGGTCCGGGTGCCGGCAGACGCCCAGTTCCGCATGCAGCCCGAGCTCCTGGCGGCAGCGGTGCACCGGGATCGGCAGGAAGGCTACTTGCCCTTTGCCGTGGTGGCCACGGTGGGGACAACCTCCTCCACCTCGGTGGATCCGGTTCCCGAAATTGCCGAGGTTTGCCGGGAAAACAGGCTCTGGCTGCACGTGGACGCGGCTTACGCCGGCAGTGCGGCGGTGGCGCCGGAGTTTCGCTGGGCGCTTGCCGGATGCGAGCTGGCTGACTCCTTTGTGGCCAACCCCCACAAGTGGTTGTTCACGCCCATTGACTGCTCCTGCCTGTTTACCGCTCAGCCCGAGGCCTTTCGGCAAGCTTACTCGCTGGTGCCCACCTACCTCACCACCGATGTGGCCGGTGCCGTGGACCTCATGGACTACAGCTTCCAGCTGGGTCGCCGCTTTCGGGCTTTGAAGCTGTGGTTCGTGTTTCGCGCTTACGGCACCAAGGGGTTGGCGGAGATCATCCGCAAACACGTGGCGTTGGCCCAGGAGTTTGCCGGCTGGCTGGAGGCCAGCAAGGATTTTGAGCTTTTGGCCCCGGTGCCGTTTTCGGTGGTGAACTTCCGCTGGCATCCTCAGGGCTTGGACGACGAGAAAGCTTTAGCCGAGGCCAACCAGCGGCTCCTGCACGCGGTGAACGCCTCCGGCAGGGTGTTTTTGTCGCACACCACGCTGAAAGGCCGCTTTGCCTTGCACTTAGCGGTTGGCAACATGGAAACGGACCGCAAAACCGTGGAAAAAGCCTGGTGGGAGATCACCAACGCCGCGCAAACGTTGGGCTTTTCCTAA
- a CDS encoding thioredoxin family protein translates to MKAKVLAVLLVAMALGPAWALKPGDSLPESVANVKMKGVDGKEVTLKELMGPKGLLVIFSCNHCPWVKAWQARMVALGNEYSQKGVGVVAVNSNDVTAYPDDDMEHMIAQAKEHGYRFPYVMDATSDVARAFGATRTPEAFLFDAQGKLVYHGAIDDNAEKPQEVKKTYLADALAAVVAGKPVPVAETKALGCSIKFRQAK, encoded by the coding sequence ATGAAAGCGAAGGTCTTGGCGGTGTTGTTGGTGGCCATGGCGTTGGGCCCGGCGTGGGCGCTGAAACCCGGGGATAGCCTCCCGGAATCGGTGGCCAACGTCAAGATGAAGGGCGTGGATGGCAAGGAAGTGACCCTTAAAGAGCTCATGGGTCCCAAAGGGCTCTTGGTGATCTTCTCCTGCAACCACTGCCCGTGGGTGAAAGCCTGGCAGGCGCGCATGGTGGCGCTGGGCAACGAGTACAGCCAAAAGGGCGTGGGCGTGGTGGCGGTGAACTCCAACGACGTGACGGCGTATCCCGACGACGATATGGAGCACATGATCGCGCAAGCAAAAGAGCACGGCTACCGCTTTCCCTACGTGATGGACGCCACCTCGGATGTGGCACGCGCTTTTGGCGCCACCCGGACGCCGGAGGCCTTCCTTTTCGATGCCCAGGGCAAACTCGTTTACCACGGGGCCATTGACGACAACGCCGAAAAACCCCAGGAGGTCAAGAAGACGTACCTGGCCGATGCGCTGGCGGCGGTGGTGGCGGGAAAGCCGGTGCCGGTGGCGGAAACCAAGGCTTTAGGGTGCTCCATCAAGTTCCGCCAGGCCAAATGA
- a CDS encoding SLC13 family permease encodes MKDQKAPEVSLELSEAEQRFDFWRKNLGMILGPLLFLLILAFTPDGLGPGQRRTLAVVVWILVWWVTEAVPLPVSALLGPALLVLLGVDTPAALFAPFADPVIFLFLGSFVLAEATVVSGLDRRLALSVLTLRGVTASPTRVVGVVGILTAGLSMWLSNTATAAMIYPLALAIARSLEGKARSRSPFALALLLTTAYAASIGGIATPVGTPPNLIAMGQLSQLAGMHLSFFQWMALGVPVSALMLAFCVFHLGRKAGKGQILATTGLREELSKLGPLSPRERNVLFAFLLAVFFWLLPGALGIFLGESHPWAQQATRMLPEGVVAVLAACLLFVLPVRLSKLEFTLTWRQAVDIDWGTLLLFGGGLSLGTQLFKQGLAAAAGKALVGWTGASSTLSLAYLFAFVALVLTETTSNTAAATVVCPLAIAAAEAAGVSPVPPTVAAAVAASLAFMLPVSTPPNAIVYGSGLIRVTHMLRHGTILDLLGLLTIPPLVVLLCSALGLS; translated from the coding sequence ATGAAAGACCAGAAAGCCCCAGAGGTGAGCTTGGAGCTGTCCGAGGCCGAGCAACGCTTTGATTTTTGGCGGAAAAACCTGGGGATGATCCTCGGCCCGCTGCTTTTTCTCCTTATCCTCGCCTTCACCCCGGACGGCCTGGGCCCCGGCCAAAGGCGGACGTTGGCGGTGGTGGTTTGGATCCTGGTGTGGTGGGTCACGGAAGCCGTGCCCTTACCGGTGAGTGCGCTTTTGGGTCCTGCCCTGTTGGTTTTGCTGGGGGTGGACACCCCGGCTGCCCTTTTTGCCCCCTTTGCCGACCCGGTGATTTTCCTCTTTTTGGGCAGCTTCGTCCTGGCGGAAGCCACGGTGGTTTCCGGTTTGGACCGGCGTTTGGCCCTGAGCGTGCTGACCCTCCGGGGGGTCACCGCTTCCCCCACCCGGGTGGTAGGGGTGGTTGGCATTCTCACCGCAGGGCTTTCCATGTGGCTTTCCAACACCGCCACCGCCGCCATGATTTACCCGTTGGCCCTGGCCATAGCTCGCTCTCTGGAGGGGAAAGCCCGCAGCCGATCGCCCTTTGCCCTGGCGCTTCTGCTCACCACCGCCTACGCCGCTTCCATTGGCGGCATCGCCACGCCGGTGGGGACCCCGCCCAACCTCATTGCCATGGGCCAGCTTTCCCAGCTTGCCGGGATGCACTTGAGCTTTTTCCAGTGGATGGCGCTGGGAGTCCCGGTTTCTGCGCTGATGCTGGCCTTTTGCGTTTTTCACCTGGGGAGGAAAGCGGGCAAAGGCCAAATCCTGGCTACGACTGGCCTGCGGGAGGAGCTCAGCAAGCTGGGACCGCTTTCCCCCCGCGAACGCAACGTGCTTTTTGCCTTTCTGCTCGCGGTTTTCTTTTGGCTTTTACCGGGAGCGCTGGGCATTTTCCTCGGCGAAAGCCACCCCTGGGCGCAGCAGGCCACCCGCATGCTCCCCGAAGGGGTGGTGGCGGTGCTGGCCGCCTGCCTGCTGTTCGTGCTGCCGGTGCGTCTTTCAAAGCTGGAGTTCACCCTCACCTGGCGGCAAGCGGTGGACATTGACTGGGGCACGCTTTTGCTTTTTGGCGGCGGGCTTTCCCTGGGAACCCAGCTCTTCAAGCAGGGCCTCGCCGCCGCGGCGGGAAAGGCGCTGGTGGGGTGGACGGGGGCTTCCAGCACCTTAAGCCTCGCCTACCTTTTTGCCTTTGTGGCGCTGGTGCTCACCGAAACCACCTCCAACACCGCTGCCGCCACTGTGGTTTGTCCTTTGGCCATTGCCGCAGCAGAAGCGGCCGGGGTGAGTCCGGTTCCGCCTACGGTGGCTGCAGCGGTGGCAGCAAGCCTGGCCTTCATGCTGCCGGTTTCCACCCCACCCAACGCCATCGTGTACGGCTCCGGCTTGATTCGGGTGACGCACATGCTCCGCCACGGCACGATCCTTGATCTCTTGGGGCTTCTCACCATTCCGCCGCTGGTGGTCTTGCTTTGCAGCGCTTTGGGTCTTTCGTAG
- a CDS encoding ABC transporter permease yields the protein MSLQDLLAFALGALRGHRLRTALTVLGIAVGIGAVVALTALGEGARRYVVQEFAALGSNLLIVLPGKVETSGAAPYGGVLRDLTLDDFQAVARVAGVKKAAPLASGAETVRFGDLSRSVPVLGTTADFVVVRRLVVSHGSFLPSRDPHAGGFEIVLGFKVARELFGSQSPLGKTVRVGPYRFRVVGVLAPRGRGLGFDFDELVFIPVRTAMRIFNRTSLFRILVECHDHREMNTVRKRVEEELYRRHRAEDVTVVSQEALVEAFSSILRALTWALSGIAAVSLLVAGIGIMNVMLVAVTERRREIGLLKAVGVTNHQVLMVFLAEALILATVGGALGLGLGSASVWVFVGFYPSFPATTPPWAFATALAVALSVGALFGLWPAARAARVDPVLALSGGR from the coding sequence ATGAGCTTGCAGGACCTTCTGGCCTTTGCCCTGGGGGCCCTGCGCGGCCACCGCTTGCGCACGGCCCTCACGGTGCTGGGCATTGCTGTGGGCATTGGGGCCGTAGTGGCGCTCACCGCCCTGGGGGAGGGTGCCCGGCGGTACGTGGTGCAGGAGTTTGCGGCTTTGGGCTCCAACCTCTTGATCGTGCTGCCGGGCAAGGTGGAAACCTCAGGCGCCGCTCCCTACGGAGGGGTGCTGCGGGACCTCACCCTGGACGACTTTCAAGCTGTGGCCCGGGTGGCCGGGGTAAAAAAAGCAGCACCGCTTGCTTCTGGCGCGGAAACCGTGCGCTTCGGTGACCTTTCCCGCTCGGTCCCGGTTTTGGGTACCACCGCCGATTTTGTGGTCGTTCGGCGGCTGGTGGTTTCCCACGGGAGCTTCCTGCCGTCCCGGGACCCCCATGCCGGCGGCTTCGAAATCGTGCTGGGCTTTAAGGTTGCCCGGGAGCTTTTCGGCAGCCAGAGCCCTTTGGGGAAAACCGTGCGGGTGGGGCCTTACCGCTTTCGGGTGGTGGGGGTCCTGGCCCCCCGCGGGCGCGGCCTGGGCTTTGACTTCGACGAGCTGGTGTTCATCCCCGTGCGCACCGCCATGCGCATCTTTAACCGCACCTCGCTTTTCCGCATCTTGGTGGAGTGCCACGACCACCGGGAGATGAACACGGTGCGAAAGCGGGTGGAGGAGGAGCTTTACCGGCGCCACAGGGCCGAGGACGTCACGGTGGTGAGCCAGGAAGCGCTGGTGGAGGCGTTTTCCTCAATCCTGCGGGCGCTCACCTGGGCACTGTCGGGGATTGCCGCGGTTTCGCTTTTGGTGGCCGGCATCGGCATCATGAACGTGATGCTGGTGGCCGTCACCGAGCGGCGGCGGGAAATTGGCCTGCTGAAGGCCGTGGGGGTCACCAACCACCAGGTTTTGATGGTGTTCCTGGCCGAGGCCTTGATTCTGGCGACGGTGGGCGGGGCCCTGGGTTTGGGTTTGGGGAGCGCCAGCGTGTGGGTTTTTGTGGGCTTTTACCCGAGCTTTCCCGCCACCACCCCGCCCTGGGCCTTTGCCACGGCGCTTGCGGTGGCCTTGAGCGTTGGTGCGCTTTTTGGCCTCTGGCCGGCCGCCCGGGCGGCGCGGGTTGACCCGGTGCTGGCCCTTTCGGGAGGGAGGTAG